A window of the Linepithema humile isolate Giens D197 chromosome 4, Lhum_UNIL_v1.0, whole genome shotgun sequence genome harbors these coding sequences:
- the LOC105677682 gene encoding signal-induced proliferation-associated 1-like protein 1 isoform X3 gives MIASLPINDRLSRVGRGLALHRSNSSLELPHSPDPASRLPETPLRREYGSHGSIDVVAQSITAGENFFAMLQDFRPPEQRGIIPGDYLRRVHQPDGPGQPLDVDEVCGPTGAGSSPKLRLKLNRLWGGKPPRTMEDACPSPVVSADVEERHRRRAFAHYDCQSLTANLGYAAKLRGILLARRRNTATGASAASTLRASTPDETPEDDVGDGKGNDLLEPCPFFRNEIGGEGEREVGLTRCSQGSGIHRPSLSYGVSVLEPPPGETLWKHTCPLQKRSLPIESVDEGAHYYRRYFLGREHQNWFGMDEQLGPVAISIRKDVNQYRVVVRTSELLTLRGTVPEEALGIRPQGRPPTRELLELVAPEVQLGCLRLGTTAAEEALARLDEQGLSNRYKVGVLYCRSGQRTEEEMYNNQHAGPAFLEFLDTIGQRIRLRGFEGYKAGLDTRTDSTGTHAVAATHRAAEVTFHVSTMLPFTPNNRQQLLRKRHIGNDIVTIVFQEPGALPFSPRRIRSQFQHVFIIVRAVNPCTDNTQYSVAVSRSKEVPIFGPPVPQGATFAKGKAFADFILAKVINAENAAHRSEKFATMATRTRQEYLKDLATNYATTTVVDTGQKFSMLSFSSKKKAAIRPRLSCDASQRGAICWQVILEDSNQNTDCYLGISIDTIVLIEEHSRQVVFVTPCISVLGWHAQTNSLRLYHHQGECITIHVRGDYGERDELMEIVARLRAVTQGAPASELSLKRNSLGQLGFHVQPDGVVTQVESMGLSWQAGLRQASRLVEICKVAVSTLSHDQMVDLLKTSAQVTVTVVPPTNDGNPRRGCALQNCHYLSNNYEGDYENVTSADNAPSQQTAMSHQRRYDRSFSPPRSSNSSGYGTGSSSRSFNDPRFPLEGTMTSSSSGHSSADDRWYELLEPPDQDGNHRADGTPPPLPARQNYQAVTPSKSGQKKDKSHYVSAKQLAESSKHREHNHEHYTKESNYVSSKVIQENARHENYQRQLENAHRGQDHVTTSYVKMQKERYEIKQENLYASQRELHKNDAQHHGGHQKLTASNSLPLAHNAVYSLPKSGSNNNIGRYEYEQPGKHDYETPTKPDRNSKYELQEEKIERSAGKYEHDVRAHEKRIGYEYSEDIYERRNSKYDADLAKYEMECQHGNNVERKHGNDAVEHNRDSMKYEMPHDFKVGEKVTCLKTSMSERPVPHKVNVEYRQSKDFPTSLPPEVRISDVSGPEVAALPSEDELSNGSGSVSPRLRRANKHRGGNRTPSSGSSRNQSPRPKPGMRNSAHRNSANLTSSTLQEDLMRLINPDYIADDNQIINNNLVNSVMSPNQNSNKMNNNMLEIQNRCRSRENLCGNSASTLSVLPANGQENGNNGSEVILTMARPATVISNASTASSPAPSENKLSKEERLSPRVTKPLHPLSKPHSNLTPIKDTKNHNDANVDCWKNQHENSNRSTKQQHPQEWSDDRLIDGCNANANSVSDLQSHLSTLELRMARETRLRLSLEDEVRRLRDENRRLQESESMRLSLEDENRRLKDENHAAAQQLRRFTEWFFQTIEHQ, from the exons ATGATCGCGAGTCTGCCGATCAACGACCGGTTGAGCCGTGTGGGCCGCGGATTGGCCCTGCACAGGTCCAACTCCAGCTTGGAGCTTCCGCACAGTCCGGATCCTGCGTCCCGGCTGCCGGAGACGCCTCTTCGGAGGGAGTATGGATCTCACG GAAGCATCGACGTAGTGGCGCAGTCCATTACGGCCGGCGAGAACTTCTTCGCCATGCTGCAGGACTTCCGGCCGCCGGAGCAACGCGGCATCATCCCCGGCGACTATCTGCGCCGCGTTCATCAGCCGGACGGGCCCGGGCAGCCGCTCGACGTCGACGAGGTCTGCGGTCCGACCGGCGCCGGTTCCAGTCCGAAGCTGCGGCTGAAGCTGAACAGACTGTGGGGCGGCAAGCCGCCGCGGACGATGGAGGACGCCTGCCCGAGCCCGGTGGTGTCGGCCGACGTGGAGGAGCGGCATCGGAGACGCGCGTTCGCCCACTACGACTGTCAGTCGTTGACGGCGAATCTCGGCTACGCCGCGAAGCTCCGCGGGATTCTCCTGGCCAGGAGGCGAAACACGGCCACCGGCGCGTCCGCCGCCAGCACCCTGAGAGCCTCGACGCCGGACGAGACTCCCGAAGACGACGTCGGCGACGGGAAAG GTAACGACCTGCTGGAGCCGTGTCCCTTCTTCCGCAACGAGATCGGCGGCGAGGGGGAGCGCGAGGTCGGTCTCACTCGCTGCTCCCAGGGCAGCGGGATTCATAGACCGTCGTTGTCGTACGGCGTCTCCGTCCTGGAGCCGCCGCCCGGCGAGACGCTGTGGAAGCACACCTGTCCGCTGCAGAAGCGATCCTTGCCCATCGAGAGCGTCGACGAGGGGGCGCACTATTACCGGCGATACTTTCTCG GACGAGAGCATCAGAACTGGTTCGGTATGGACGAGCAGCTGGGACCGGTGGCCATCAGCATCCGCAAGGACGTCAATCAGTACCGCGTGGTCGTCCGCACGTCGGAATTGCTGACGCTGCGCGGCACCGTGCCGGAGGAGGCCCTCGGCATCAGGCCGCAAGGACGACCGCCCACGAGGGAGCTGCTGGAGCTGGTCGCGCCGGAAGTCCAGCTGGGCTGTCTGAGGCTCGGCACAACCGCCGCCGAGGAGGCGCTGGCTAGATTGGACGAGCAGGGATTGTCCAACCGATACAAGGTCGGCGTTCTGTATTGCCGATCCGGCCAAAGGACCGAGGAGGAGATGTACAACAATCAGCACGCCGGCCCGGCCTTCCTCGAGTTCCTGGACACCATCG GCCAAAGAATAAGACTGCGAGGATTCGAGGGCTACAAGGCCGGACTGGACACCAGAACCGACTCGACGGGTACGCACGCGGTAGCGGCGACCCATCGCGCAGCGGAAGTCACCTTTCACGTGTCCACCATGCTACCCTTCACGCCTAACAACCGGCAACAGCTGCTGAGAAAGAGGCACATCGGAAACGACATCGTGACGATAGTTTTTCAG GAACCCGGCGCACTGCCATTCAGCCCGCGAAGGATACGCTCGCAGTTCCAGCACGTATTTATCATCGTGCGGGCCGTAAATCCCTGCACCGACAACACGCAGTACAGCGTGGCGGTGTCCAGGAGCAAGGAGGTGCCGATTTTCGGGCCACCTGTCCCGCAGGGTGCTACATTCGCGAAGGGAAAGGCTTTCGCGGACTTTATTCTGGCCAAGGTTATAAATGCCGAAAATGCGGCTCACAG GTCGGAAAAATTCGCCACGATGGCCACGAGGACGAGACAGGAGTATTTAAAGGACCTGGCGACGAATTACGCCACCACCACAGTCGTCGACACCGGCCAGAAGTTCT CGATGCTCTCCTTCAGCAGCAAGAAAAAGGCAGCGATACGACCGAGACTTTCCTGCGACGCGTCCCAACGCGGCGCGATTTGCTGGCAAGTCATACTCGAGGACAGCAATCAGAACACAGACTGCTACTTAGGTATAAGCATAGACACCATTGTGCTGATCGAGGAACACTCCAGGCAGGTGGTGTTCGTCACTCCGTGTATCAGCGTGCTCGGATGGCACGCTCAGACGAATAG TTTAAGATTGTATCATCATCAAGGCGAGTGCATTACCATACACGTACGCGGCGATTACGGCGAGAGGGACGAGTTAATGGAAATTGTGGCTCGGCTGCGCGCCGTAACTCAAGGCGCGCCCGCCTCGGAGCTGTCGCTGAAGAGGAACAGCCTCGGACAGTTGGGCTTCCACGTTCAGCCGGACGGCGTTGTGACGCAGGTCGAAAGTATGGGCCTGTCGTGGCAGGCGGGCCTGCGGCAGGCCTCCAGGCTGGTCGAGATTTGCAAGGTGGCCGTGTCGACCTTGAGCCACGATCAGATGGTCGATTTGCTGAAGACCAGCGCCCAGGTCACCGTCACCGTGGTGCCGCCGACGAATGACGGAAATCCGCGAAG AGGCTGCGCGTTGCAGAACTGCCATTACCTGTCGAATAATTACGAGGGGGATTACGAGAATGTGACGAGCGCGGATAACGCACCGAGCCAGCAGACGGCGATGTCGCATCAACGGCGATACGATCGGTCGTTCAGCCCGCCGCGGTCGAGCAACAGCTCCGGGTATGGTACTGGATCCAGCTCTAGATCGTTCAACGATCCGCGGTTTCCGTTGGAGGGCACAATGACTAGCAGCAGTAGCGGACACAGTAGTGCCGATGATCGTTG GTATGAGCTTCTAGAGCCGCCGGATCAGGACGGCAATCATCGCGCGGACGGCACGCCGCCGCCGTTACCGGCGCGACAGAATTACCAAGCCGTGACGCCCAGCAAGTCCGGCCAGAAGAAGGACAAGTCGCATTACGTCAGCGCGAAGCAACTGGCGGAGAGCTCGAAGCATCGCGAGCACAATCACGAGCATTACACGAAGGAGAGCAATTACGTGTCGTCGAAGGTGATCCAGGAGAACGCGCGTCACGAGAATTACCAGCGGCAATTGGAGAACGCGCACCGCGGCCAGGATCACGTGACGACGAGTTACGTGAAGATGCAGAAGGAGCGGTACGAGATCAAGCAGGAGAATCTGTACGCCTCTCAGCGGGAGCTGCACAAGAACGACGCGCAGCATCACGGCGGCCATCAGAAGCTCACCGCGTCGAATTCGCTGCCGTTGGCGCACAACGCCGTTTACAGCTTGCCCAAGTCgggcagcaacaacaacatcGGCAGATACGAGTACGAGCAGCCCGGCAAGCACGATTACGAGACGCCCACGAAACCGGACCGAAACTCAAAGTACGAGCTGCAGGAGGAAAAGATTGAGCGGTCGGCGGGCAAGTACGAGCACGATGTGCGAGCGCACGAGAAGAGGATCGGCTACGAGTACTCGGAGGACATCTACGAGAGGAGAAACAGCAAGTACGACGCGGACCTGGCCAAGTACGAGATGGAGTGTCAGCACGGCAATAACGTCGAGAGGAAGCACGGCAACGACGCTGTCGAGCACAATCGCGACTCTATGAAGTACGAGATGCCGCACGACTTCAAAGTGGGCGAAAAGGTCACCTGTCTGAAGACCAGCATGTCGGAGCGACCGGTGCCGCACAAGGTGAACGTCGAGTACCGTCAGTCGAAGGACTTCCCGACGAGTCTGCCGCCGGAAGTGCGAATATCGGACGTCAGCGGTCCGGAAGTGGCCGCGCTGCCCAGCGAGGACGAGCTGTCGAACGGCTCGGGCAGCGTGTCGCCCAGGCTGCGACGAGCGAACAAGCATCGCGGCGGCAATCGCACGCCGTCCAGCGGCAGCTCCAGGAATCAGAGTCCGCGGCCGAAGCCCGGCATGAGGAACTCGGCGCATCGAAACTCGGCGAATCTGACGTCCAGCACGCTCCAGGAGGACCTCATGAGACTCATCAATCCCGACTACATTGCCGACGACaaccaaattattaataacaatctCGTGAACAGCGTGATGAGCCCGAATCAAAATTCGAACAAAATGAACAACAACATGCTGGAGATCCAGAACAGATGCAGGTCCAGGGAAAATCTGTGCGGCAACAGCGCGTCTACTTTGAGCGTGTTGCCCGCGAACGGGCAGGAAAATGGTAACAACGGATCGGAAGTGATCCTCACGATGGCCAGGCCAGCCACGGTGATCTCCAACGCGAGCACCGCCTCGAGCCCGGCGCCgagtgaaaataaattgtcgAAAGAGGAGAG GTTATCGCCGCGTGTGACGAAACCGCTTCATCCGCTCTCGAAACCGCACAGCAATCTAACGCCGATCAAAGACACGAAAAATCACAACGACGCGAATGTAGACTGCTGGAAGAATCAACACGAGAATTCCAACAGATCGACGAAGCAGCAGCACCCTCAAGAATGGTCCGACGACAGGCTCATCGATGGATGCAACGCGAACGC GAATTCCGTCTCGGACTTGCAGTCTCATCTGTCCACTCTCGAACTGAGAATGGCGAGGGAGACGCGCCTGCGACTTTCGTTGGAGGACGAAGTGCGTCGATTGCGCGATGAGAATCGACGTTTGCAGGAGTCCGAGAGTATGCGGCTCTCCTTGGAAGACGAAAACCGTCGTCTGAAGGATGAGAATCACGCGGCCGCGCAGCAACTGCGACGTTTCACGGAGTGGTTCTTTCAGACGATAGAGCATCAATAA
- the LOC105677682 gene encoding signal-induced proliferation-associated 1-like protein 1 isoform X2 — MTCLTPSPRKRKSEESDSEDGKIHLSRNHTLIADAEDQLRSAEKTENEEMIASLPINDRLSRVGRGLALHRSNSSLELPHSPDPASRLPETPLRREYGSHGSIDVVAQSITAGENFFAMLQDFRPPEQRGIIPGDYLRRVHQPDGPGQPLDVDEVCGPTGAGSSPKLRLKLNRLWGGKPPRTMEDACPSPVVSADVEERHRRRAFAHYDCQSLTANLGYAAKLRGILLARRRNTATGASAASTLRASTPDETPEDDVGDGKGNDLLEPCPFFRNEIGGEGEREVGLTRCSQGSGIHRPSLSYGVSVLEPPPGETLWKHTCPLQKRSLPIESVDEGAHYYRRYFLGREHQNWFGMDEQLGPVAISIRKDVNQYRVVVRTSELLTLRGTVPEEALGIRPQGRPPTRELLELVAPEVQLGCLRLGTTAAEEALARLDEQGLSNRYKVGVLYCRSGQRTEEEMYNNQHAGPAFLEFLDTIGQRIRLRGFEGYKAGLDTRTDSTGTHAVAATHRAAEVTFHVSTMLPFTPNNRQQLLRKRHIGNDIVTIVFQEPGALPFSPRRIRSQFQHVFIIVRAVNPCTDNTQYSVAVSRSKEVPIFGPPVPQGATFAKGKAFADFILAKVINAENAAHRSEKFATMATRTRQEYLKDLATNYATTTVVDTGQKFSMLSFSSKKKAAIRPRLSCDASQRGAICWQVILEDSNQNTDCYLGISIDTIVLIEEHSRQVVFVTPCISVLGWHAQTNSLRLYHHQGECITIHVRGDYGERDELMEIVARLRAVTQGAPASELSLKRNSLGQLGFHVQPDGVVTQVESMGLSWQAGLRQASRLVEICKVAVSTLSHDQMVDLLKTSAQVTVTVVPPTNDGNPRRGCALQNCHYLSNNYEGDYENVTSADNAPSQQTAMSHQRRYDRSFSPPRSSNSSGYELLEPPDQDGNHRADGTPPPLPARQNYQAVTPSKSGQKKDKSHYVSAKQLAESSKHREHNHEHYTKESNYVSSKVIQENARHENYQRQLENAHRGQDHVTTSYVKMQKERYEIKQENLYASQRELHKNDAQHHGGHQKLTASNSLPLAHNAVYSLPKSGSNNNIGRYEYEQPGKHDYETPTKPDRNSKYELQEEKIERSAGKYEHDVRAHEKRIGYEYSEDIYERRNSKYDADLAKYEMECQHGNNVERKHGNDAVEHNRDSMKYEMPHDFKVGEKVTCLKTSMSERPVPHKVNVEYRQSKDFPTSLPPEVRISDVSGPEVAALPSEDELSNGSGSVSPRLRRANKHRGGNRTPSSGSSRNQSPRPKPGMRNSAHRNSANLTSSTLQEDLMRLINPDYIADDNQIINNNLVNSVMSPNQNSNKMNNNMLEIQNRCRSRENLCGNSASTLSVLPANGQENGNNGSEVILTMARPATVISNASTASSPAPSENKLSKEERLSPRVTKPLHPLSKPHSNLTPIKDTKNHNDANVDCWKNQHENSNRSTKQQHPQEWSDDRLIDGCNANANSVSDLQSHLSTLELRMARETRLRLSLEDEVRRLRDENRRLQESESMRLSLEDENRRLKDENHAAAQQLRRFTEWFFQTIEHQ; from the exons AATGAAGAGATGATCGCGAGTCTGCCGATCAACGACCGGTTGAGCCGTGTGGGCCGCGGATTGGCCCTGCACAGGTCCAACTCCAGCTTGGAGCTTCCGCACAGTCCGGATCCTGCGTCCCGGCTGCCGGAGACGCCTCTTCGGAGGGAGTATGGATCTCACG GAAGCATCGACGTAGTGGCGCAGTCCATTACGGCCGGCGAGAACTTCTTCGCCATGCTGCAGGACTTCCGGCCGCCGGAGCAACGCGGCATCATCCCCGGCGACTATCTGCGCCGCGTTCATCAGCCGGACGGGCCCGGGCAGCCGCTCGACGTCGACGAGGTCTGCGGTCCGACCGGCGCCGGTTCCAGTCCGAAGCTGCGGCTGAAGCTGAACAGACTGTGGGGCGGCAAGCCGCCGCGGACGATGGAGGACGCCTGCCCGAGCCCGGTGGTGTCGGCCGACGTGGAGGAGCGGCATCGGAGACGCGCGTTCGCCCACTACGACTGTCAGTCGTTGACGGCGAATCTCGGCTACGCCGCGAAGCTCCGCGGGATTCTCCTGGCCAGGAGGCGAAACACGGCCACCGGCGCGTCCGCCGCCAGCACCCTGAGAGCCTCGACGCCGGACGAGACTCCCGAAGACGACGTCGGCGACGGGAAAG GTAACGACCTGCTGGAGCCGTGTCCCTTCTTCCGCAACGAGATCGGCGGCGAGGGGGAGCGCGAGGTCGGTCTCACTCGCTGCTCCCAGGGCAGCGGGATTCATAGACCGTCGTTGTCGTACGGCGTCTCCGTCCTGGAGCCGCCGCCCGGCGAGACGCTGTGGAAGCACACCTGTCCGCTGCAGAAGCGATCCTTGCCCATCGAGAGCGTCGACGAGGGGGCGCACTATTACCGGCGATACTTTCTCG GACGAGAGCATCAGAACTGGTTCGGTATGGACGAGCAGCTGGGACCGGTGGCCATCAGCATCCGCAAGGACGTCAATCAGTACCGCGTGGTCGTCCGCACGTCGGAATTGCTGACGCTGCGCGGCACCGTGCCGGAGGAGGCCCTCGGCATCAGGCCGCAAGGACGACCGCCCACGAGGGAGCTGCTGGAGCTGGTCGCGCCGGAAGTCCAGCTGGGCTGTCTGAGGCTCGGCACAACCGCCGCCGAGGAGGCGCTGGCTAGATTGGACGAGCAGGGATTGTCCAACCGATACAAGGTCGGCGTTCTGTATTGCCGATCCGGCCAAAGGACCGAGGAGGAGATGTACAACAATCAGCACGCCGGCCCGGCCTTCCTCGAGTTCCTGGACACCATCG GCCAAAGAATAAGACTGCGAGGATTCGAGGGCTACAAGGCCGGACTGGACACCAGAACCGACTCGACGGGTACGCACGCGGTAGCGGCGACCCATCGCGCAGCGGAAGTCACCTTTCACGTGTCCACCATGCTACCCTTCACGCCTAACAACCGGCAACAGCTGCTGAGAAAGAGGCACATCGGAAACGACATCGTGACGATAGTTTTTCAG GAACCCGGCGCACTGCCATTCAGCCCGCGAAGGATACGCTCGCAGTTCCAGCACGTATTTATCATCGTGCGGGCCGTAAATCCCTGCACCGACAACACGCAGTACAGCGTGGCGGTGTCCAGGAGCAAGGAGGTGCCGATTTTCGGGCCACCTGTCCCGCAGGGTGCTACATTCGCGAAGGGAAAGGCTTTCGCGGACTTTATTCTGGCCAAGGTTATAAATGCCGAAAATGCGGCTCACAG GTCGGAAAAATTCGCCACGATGGCCACGAGGACGAGACAGGAGTATTTAAAGGACCTGGCGACGAATTACGCCACCACCACAGTCGTCGACACCGGCCAGAAGTTCT CGATGCTCTCCTTCAGCAGCAAGAAAAAGGCAGCGATACGACCGAGACTTTCCTGCGACGCGTCCCAACGCGGCGCGATTTGCTGGCAAGTCATACTCGAGGACAGCAATCAGAACACAGACTGCTACTTAGGTATAAGCATAGACACCATTGTGCTGATCGAGGAACACTCCAGGCAGGTGGTGTTCGTCACTCCGTGTATCAGCGTGCTCGGATGGCACGCTCAGACGAATAG TTTAAGATTGTATCATCATCAAGGCGAGTGCATTACCATACACGTACGCGGCGATTACGGCGAGAGGGACGAGTTAATGGAAATTGTGGCTCGGCTGCGCGCCGTAACTCAAGGCGCGCCCGCCTCGGAGCTGTCGCTGAAGAGGAACAGCCTCGGACAGTTGGGCTTCCACGTTCAGCCGGACGGCGTTGTGACGCAGGTCGAAAGTATGGGCCTGTCGTGGCAGGCGGGCCTGCGGCAGGCCTCCAGGCTGGTCGAGATTTGCAAGGTGGCCGTGTCGACCTTGAGCCACGATCAGATGGTCGATTTGCTGAAGACCAGCGCCCAGGTCACCGTCACCGTGGTGCCGCCGACGAATGACGGAAATCCGCGAAG AGGCTGCGCGTTGCAGAACTGCCATTACCTGTCGAATAATTACGAGGGGGATTACGAGAATGTGACGAGCGCGGATAACGCACCGAGCCAGCAGACGGCGATGTCGCATCAACGGCGATACGATCGGTCGTTCAGCCCGCCGCGGTCGAGCAACAGCTCCGG GTATGAGCTTCTAGAGCCGCCGGATCAGGACGGCAATCATCGCGCGGACGGCACGCCGCCGCCGTTACCGGCGCGACAGAATTACCAAGCCGTGACGCCCAGCAAGTCCGGCCAGAAGAAGGACAAGTCGCATTACGTCAGCGCGAAGCAACTGGCGGAGAGCTCGAAGCATCGCGAGCACAATCACGAGCATTACACGAAGGAGAGCAATTACGTGTCGTCGAAGGTGATCCAGGAGAACGCGCGTCACGAGAATTACCAGCGGCAATTGGAGAACGCGCACCGCGGCCAGGATCACGTGACGACGAGTTACGTGAAGATGCAGAAGGAGCGGTACGAGATCAAGCAGGAGAATCTGTACGCCTCTCAGCGGGAGCTGCACAAGAACGACGCGCAGCATCACGGCGGCCATCAGAAGCTCACCGCGTCGAATTCGCTGCCGTTGGCGCACAACGCCGTTTACAGCTTGCCCAAGTCgggcagcaacaacaacatcGGCAGATACGAGTACGAGCAGCCCGGCAAGCACGATTACGAGACGCCCACGAAACCGGACCGAAACTCAAAGTACGAGCTGCAGGAGGAAAAGATTGAGCGGTCGGCGGGCAAGTACGAGCACGATGTGCGAGCGCACGAGAAGAGGATCGGCTACGAGTACTCGGAGGACATCTACGAGAGGAGAAACAGCAAGTACGACGCGGACCTGGCCAAGTACGAGATGGAGTGTCAGCACGGCAATAACGTCGAGAGGAAGCACGGCAACGACGCTGTCGAGCACAATCGCGACTCTATGAAGTACGAGATGCCGCACGACTTCAAAGTGGGCGAAAAGGTCACCTGTCTGAAGACCAGCATGTCGGAGCGACCGGTGCCGCACAAGGTGAACGTCGAGTACCGTCAGTCGAAGGACTTCCCGACGAGTCTGCCGCCGGAAGTGCGAATATCGGACGTCAGCGGTCCGGAAGTGGCCGCGCTGCCCAGCGAGGACGAGCTGTCGAACGGCTCGGGCAGCGTGTCGCCCAGGCTGCGACGAGCGAACAAGCATCGCGGCGGCAATCGCACGCCGTCCAGCGGCAGCTCCAGGAATCAGAGTCCGCGGCCGAAGCCCGGCATGAGGAACTCGGCGCATCGAAACTCGGCGAATCTGACGTCCAGCACGCTCCAGGAGGACCTCATGAGACTCATCAATCCCGACTACATTGCCGACGACaaccaaattattaataacaatctCGTGAACAGCGTGATGAGCCCGAATCAAAATTCGAACAAAATGAACAACAACATGCTGGAGATCCAGAACAGATGCAGGTCCAGGGAAAATCTGTGCGGCAACAGCGCGTCTACTTTGAGCGTGTTGCCCGCGAACGGGCAGGAAAATGGTAACAACGGATCGGAAGTGATCCTCACGATGGCCAGGCCAGCCACGGTGATCTCCAACGCGAGCACCGCCTCGAGCCCGGCGCCgagtgaaaataaattgtcgAAAGAGGAGAG GTTATCGCCGCGTGTGACGAAACCGCTTCATCCGCTCTCGAAACCGCACAGCAATCTAACGCCGATCAAAGACACGAAAAATCACAACGACGCGAATGTAGACTGCTGGAAGAATCAACACGAGAATTCCAACAGATCGACGAAGCAGCAGCACCCTCAAGAATGGTCCGACGACAGGCTCATCGATGGATGCAACGCGAACGC GAATTCCGTCTCGGACTTGCAGTCTCATCTGTCCACTCTCGAACTGAGAATGGCGAGGGAGACGCGCCTGCGACTTTCGTTGGAGGACGAAGTGCGTCGATTGCGCGATGAGAATCGACGTTTGCAGGAGTCCGAGAGTATGCGGCTCTCCTTGGAAGACGAAAACCGTCGTCTGAAGGATGAGAATCACGCGGCCGCGCAGCAACTGCGACGTTTCACGGAGTGGTTCTTTCAGACGATAGAGCATCAATAA